The Sorex araneus isolate mSorAra2 chromosome 5, mSorAra2.pri, whole genome shotgun sequence genome has a segment encoding these proteins:
- the LOC101542787 gene encoding isopentenyl-diphosphate delta-isomerase 2, translated as MSAASHMDQFQLQRMGEMCIVIDKNDRIIGAETKRNCHLRENIDKGLLHRGFSVLIFNTDNELLVQQRSDAKYTFPGHFSDSCSSHPLYIPEEMEDTDALGMRRAALRRLQAELGIPPEQICLQDIVFMTHFYHHSPSDEVWGDHEVAYILLVRKNLTVDPDPREVKSYRYLSREQVAELLDRAARGQERVTPWFQTIVEDHLSHWWDHLEDVSSFVEADTIHGRESMGSPAGPPASPHVA; from the exons ATGTCAGCTGCGAGCCACATGGACCAGTTTCAGCTGCAGCGGATGGGTGAGATGTGCATTGTCATTGATAAGAACGACCGGATCATTGGAGCTGAGACCAAGAGGAACTGCCATCTGCGGGAGAATATCGACAAAG GACTGCTGCACCGCGGCTTCTCTGTCCTCATCTTCAACACGGACAACGAGCTCCTGGTGCAGCAGCGATCGGACGCCAAGTACACGTTCCCAG GCCACTTCTCCGACTCCTGCTCCAGTCACCCCCTGTACATCCCGGAGGAGATGGAGGACACGGATGCCCTGGGGATGCGCCGGGCGGCCCTGCGCAGGCTgcaggcagagctggggattCCCCCTGAGCAG ATCTGTCTGCAGGACATTGTCTTCATGACCCACTTTTACCACCACAGCCCATCGGACGAGGTCTGGGGGGACCACGAAGTGGCTTATATACTGCTGGTAAGGAAGAACCTCACAGTGGACCCCGACCCCCGTGAGGTCAAGAGCTACCGCTACCTGAGCCGGGAGCAGGTGGCCGAGCTCCTGGacagggctgcacggggccaggAGCGGGTCACGCCCTGGTTCCAGACCATCGTCGAAGACCATCTCTCCCACTGGTGGGATCATCTAGAAGACGTGTCCTCGTTTGTGGAGGCCGACACCATCCACGGCCGTGAGAGCATGGGCAGCCCGGCTGGGCCCCCTGCATCCCCCCACGTGGCCTGA
- the GTPBP4 gene encoding GTP-binding protein 4: MAHYNFKRITVVPSAKDFIDLTLSRTQRKTPTVVHRHYQIHRIRHFYMRKVKFTQQNYHDRLARVLADFPRLDDIHPFYADLMNILYDKDHYKLALGQINIAKNLVDNVAKDYVRLLKYGDSLYRCKQLKRAALGRMCTIIKRQKQSLEYLEQVRQHLSRLPTIDPNTRTLLLCGYPNVGKSSFINKVTRADVDVQPYAFTTKSLFVGHMDYKYLRWQVVDTPGILDHPLEDRNTIEMQAITALAHLRAAVLYVMDLSEQCGHGLREQLALFQNIRPLFVNKPLLVVANKCDVRRIAELAEDDQKIFAELQAEGYPVVETSTLTEEGVMKVKTEACDRLLAHRVEAKMKGNKVNEVLNRLHLAVPNKRDDKERPPFIPEGVVARRKRMDTGEPKRKRERDLELEMGDDYVLDLQKYWDIMNSSEKHDKIPEIWEGHNLADYIDPDIMQKLEELEKEEELRVAAGEYDSEPESEDEEMAEIRQLAKQIREKRKLKILESKEKNTQGPRMPRTAKKVQRNVMESEMRSLGVDMDDKDSAHYAVQARRSRSTTRKRKREDSVPPSSVARSRSCSRTPRDVSGLRDVKMVKKAKTMMKNAQRKMNRLGKKGEADRHVFDMKPKHLLSGKRKAGKKDRR, from the exons ATGGCGCACTACAACTTCAAGCGGATCACGGTGGTGCCGTCGGCCAAG GACTTCATCGACCTGACGCTGTCCAGGACGCAGCGCAAAACGCCCACGGTGGTGCACCGGCACTACCAGATCCACCGCATCCGCCACTTCTACATGCGCAAGGTCAAGTTCACGCAGCAGAACTATCACGACCGGCTCGCGCGGGTCCTGGCCGACTTCCCGCGGCTGGAC GACATCCATCCCTTCTATGCCGATCTGATGAACATCCTCTACGACAAGGACCATTACAAGTTGGCTTTGGGACAAATAAATATTGCCAAAAACCTAGTGGACAA TGTTGCCAAGGACTACGTGCGGCTCCTGAAGTACGGGGACTCTCTGTACCGCTGCAAGCAGCTCAAGCGCGCTGCCCTGGGCCGCATGTGCACCATCATCAAGCGGCagaagcagagcctggagtatttGGAACAAG TCAGGCAGCATCTGTCCCGACTGCCAACCATCGACCCCAACACGAGGACCCTGCTTCTGTGTGGCTATCCAAATGTCGGCAAGTCCAGCTTCATCAATAAG GTGACAAGAGCAGATGTGGACGTGCAGCCCTATGCGTTCACCACCAAGTCTCTGTTTGTGGGTCACATGGACTACAAGTATCTGCGCTGGCAG GTGGTGGACACCCCCGGGATCTTGGACCACCCGCTGGAGGACCGGAACACCATCGAGATGCAGGCCATCACGGCACTGGCCCACCTGCGCGCTGCAGTCCTGTACGTGATGGACCTGTCGGAGCAGTGTGGCCACGGACTGAGGGAGCAGCTGGCACTCTTCCAGAACATCAGGCCGCTCTTCGTCAACAAGCCTCTCCTCGTCGTCGCCAACAAGTGTGACGTGAGGAGGATCGCTGAGCTGGCTGAGGACGACCAG AAAATCTTCGCAGAGCTGCAGGCAGAGGGGTATCCTGTGGTGGAGACCAGCACCCTGACTGAGGAGGGGGTGATGAAGGTGAAGACAGAG GCTTGTGACCGGCTTTTGGCTCATCGAGTTGAAGCCAAAATGAAGGGTAACAAAGTGAACGAGGTGCTGAACCGACTGCATCTAGCTGTGCCCAACAAGCGGGATGACAAG GAGCGGCCCCCCTTCATCCCAGAGGGAGTGGTGGCACGCAGGAAGAGAATGGACACCGGAGAACCCAAGAGGAAGAGG GAGCGTGACCTTGAGCTGGAGATGGGGGATGATTACGTTCTGGATCTCCAGA AGTACTGGGATATCATGAATTCCTCCGAGAAGCACGACAAGATCCCCGAGATCTGGGAGGGACACAACCTGGCCGACTACATCGACCCCGACATCATGCAG AAACTGGAAGAgttggagaaggaagaagagctCCGAGTGGCTGCTGGGGAGTACGACAGTGAGCCTGAGAGTGAGGATGAGGAGATGGCGGAGATCCGGCAGTTGGCTAAGCAAATCCGAGAGAAGAGGAAGCTGAAGATTCTGGAATCCAAGGAGAAGAACACACAGGGGCCTCGGATGCCGCGGACAGCCAAGAAG GTTCAGCGCAATGTCATGGAGAGTGAGATGCGTAGCCTTGGAGTTGACATGGATGATAAAGACAGC GCCCATTACGCAGTCCAGGCCAGGCGGTCtcgcagcaccaccaggaaaaggAAGCGAGAAGACTCTGTCCCGCCCTCCTCCGTGGCCCGTAGCCGCAGTTGCTCGCGAACTCCACGTGATGTGTCTGGTCTTCGGGACGTCAAG ATGGTGAAGAAGGCCAAGACTATGATGAAGAACGCGCAGAGGAAGATGAATCGCCTGGGCAAGAAGGGGGAGGCTGACAGACACGTATTCGACATGAAGCCCAAGCACCTGCTGTCCGGGAAGAGGAAAGCTGGGAAGAAGGACCGCAGGTAG